From one Pseudomonadales bacterium genomic stretch:
- the secE gene encoding preprotein translocase subunit SecE, producing MSAAKEEKQSQLDGLKWLLVAALLGGAVYGNYYYSAESLLYRVLVLVVVAAIAAFIALQTSKGHAFWALLKGAYTESRRVVWPTRQERNQTTLMVVAVVLLMSLILWGLDSLFGWLASMIIG from the coding sequence ATGAGTGCGGCGAAAGAGGAAAAGCAGTCTCAGCTGGATGGCCTGAAATGGTTGCTGGTGGCAGCATTATTGGGTGGAGCTGTTTACGGTAATTATTACTACTCGGCCGAATCCCTGCTGTATCGGGTTCTGGTGTTGGTGGTGGTTGCTGCCATTGCTGCTTTCATTGCGTTGCAAACGAGCAAAGGGCATGCTTTCTGGGCGTTGTTGAAGGGAGCCTATACGGAGAGTCGCCGGGTTGTCTGGCCAACGCGCCAGGAGCGCAACCAGACCACGCTGATGGTCGTTGCTGTGGTGTTGTTGATGTCGCTGATTTTATGGGGGCTTGACTCCCTGTTCGGCTGGCTCGCCTCGATGATCATTGGATAA
- the tuf gene encoding elongation factor Tu: MSKEKFERNKPHVNVGTIGHVDHGKTTLTAALTRVCAEVWGGTAVAFDGIDNAPEERERGITIATSHVEYDSPNRHYAHVDCPGHADYVKNMITGAAQMDGAILVCSAADGPMPQTREHILLSRQVGVPYIVVFLNKADMVDDEELIELVEMEVRELLDQYEFPGDETPIIVGSALMALEGRDDNELGTTAVRKLVETLDEYIPEPERAIDQPFLMPIEDVFSISGRGTVVTGRVERGIVKVGDEIEIIGIHNTTKTTCTGVEMFRKLLDEGRAGENVGVLLRGTKRDEVERGQVLAIPGSITPHTKFEAEVYVLSKDEGGRHTPFFKGYRPQFYFRTTDVTGACELPEGVEMVMPGDNIQMSVTLIAPIAMEEGLRFAIREGGRTVGAGVVARIVE; encoded by the coding sequence GTGTCGAAGGAAAAGTTTGAGCGGAATAAGCCCCACGTCAACGTGGGCACCATTGGTCACGTTGACCACGGTAAAACTACTCTGACAGCGGCATTGACTCGCGTGTGTGCAGAGGTTTGGGGTGGCACAGCGGTTGCTTTTGACGGTATTGATAATGCGCCGGAAGAGCGTGAACGCGGTATTACGATTGCAACTTCTCACGTTGAATATGACTCGCCGAATCGCCACTATGCCCACGTTGACTGTCCGGGGCACGCCGACTATGTGAAGAACATGATTACCGGTGCGGCGCAAATGGACGGTGCTATTCTGGTTTGTTCGGCGGCAGATGGTCCGATGCCACAAACCCGCGAGCACATTCTGTTGTCTCGTCAGGTGGGTGTGCCTTATATCGTGGTATTCCTGAACAAGGCTGATATGGTTGATGATGAAGAGTTGATCGAGCTGGTGGAAATGGAGGTTCGTGAACTGCTTGACCAGTACGAGTTCCCGGGTGACGAGACGCCGATCATTGTTGGTTCTGCGCTGATGGCGCTGGAAGGCCGGGATGATAACGAGCTGGGCACCACTGCTGTGAGGAAGCTGGTTGAGACGCTGGATGAATACATTCCTGAGCCAGAGCGTGCGATTGATCAGCCGTTCCTGATGCCGATTGAAGACGTCTTCTCTATCTCTGGGCGCGGTACGGTTGTGACTGGTCGTGTTGAGCGTGGTATTGTAAAAGTGGGTGACGAGATAGAGATCATCGGTATCCATAACACCACTAAAACTACCTGTACGGGTGTTGAGATGTTCCGCAAGCTGCTGGACGAAGGTCGTGCAGGCGAGAATGTGGGTGTTTTGCTGCGTGGTACCAAGCGTGACGAAGTAGAACGTGGTCAAGTGCTGGCAATCCCTGGCTCTATTACCCCGCACACCAAGTTTGAAGCGGAAGTGTATGTGTTGTCGAAAGATGAAGGTGGTCGTCATACCCCTTTCTTTAAAGGCTATCGTCCACAGTTTTACTTCCGTACCACGGATGTAACGGGCGCTTGTGAATTGCCGGAAGGTGTTGAGATGGTTATGCCGGGCGACAACATTCAAATGTCGGTGACATTGATTGCGCCGATTGCGATGGAAGAAGGTCTGCGTTTTGCGATCCGTGAAGGTGGTCGTACCGTGGGCGCTGGCGTAGTTGCCAGAATAGTTGAGTAA
- a CDS encoding type III pantothenate kinase, whose product MILEIDAGNSRIKWRIRQPDAMAGYGVLLTKNVACLGADVEEVGVPRLVRLSSVCGAEVDSVVVELAEKWGAELVVAKSSAEAMGVRSGYHEPAAMGVDRWLAIVAAYHHVKTACVVVDAGSAVTVDLLDHTGSHLGGYIVPGFNLMNRALFSGTDAGAAERDIDPRGIIDTSPGESTREAVHHGLLLMVLGLVEGALLKLPPGSASIVLTGGDAEVLHQQLGMRAVVRPDLVLEGLSLITGFPEGLEEG is encoded by the coding sequence ATGATTCTTGAAATTGATGCCGGGAATAGTCGCATTAAATGGCGTATCAGGCAGCCTGACGCTATGGCTGGTTATGGCGTGCTACTGACGAAAAATGTTGCCTGTCTTGGTGCCGATGTTGAAGAGGTTGGTGTGCCTCGGCTTGTGCGGCTCAGCAGCGTGTGTGGTGCGGAAGTGGATAGCGTGGTGGTCGAGCTGGCTGAAAAATGGGGTGCCGAGCTTGTTGTGGCCAAGTCGTCAGCGGAGGCCATGGGGGTGCGAAGCGGTTACCATGAGCCTGCTGCTATGGGTGTAGATCGCTGGCTGGCAATAGTGGCTGCGTACCATCATGTTAAAACTGCCTGCGTTGTCGTTGATGCTGGCAGTGCGGTGACCGTTGATTTACTCGATCATACTGGTAGCCATCTTGGTGGTTATATCGTGCCTGGGTTTAACCTCATGAATCGAGCGTTGTTCTCCGGAACCGATGCGGGTGCCGCTGAAAGAGACATTGATCCTCGCGGCATAATCGACACTTCTCCCGGTGAATCCACTCGGGAGGCTGTTCATCATGGCTTATTGCTCATGGTTCTGGGGCTGGTTGAAGGTGCCCTGCTAAAGCTGCCACCGGGCTCTGCAAGCATTGTTCTCACCGGGGGGGATGCTGAAGTCTTGCATCAACAGTTGGGGATGCGCGCTGTTGTTCGTCCAGACCTTGTTTTGGAGGGGTTGTCGTTGATTACCGGTTTTCCAGAAGGCTTGGAAGAGGGCTAG
- the birA gene encoding bifunctional biotin--[acetyl-CoA-carboxylase] ligase/biotin operon repressor BirA has protein sequence MNVSESLLLKYLSDGRYHSGEELGELMGVTRTAVWKQVGKLNEQGISVESVKGKGYCIKGGLDLLDGETIRAQLSDKSSACLGKLRIELSVESTNKLAREVAEEGGATGSVLLAERQTAGRGRRGRQWQSPFGRNIYLSVVWGFDSGVEALEGLSLAVGVAVCCAAERCGASGLQLKWPNDLLFKARKVGGILLEVVGDPSGFCQVVIGVGLNTGMGADEIRNIDQPWGNLEAAAVAPIDRSVLAGCVLDELLMLLHCYERTGFAPFRSAWMDRDAFTDTPVRLLLGSREVEGVARGVSNSGALLLEEGLAGQGEVVRQYSGGEISLRSRQ, from the coding sequence GTGAATGTTTCAGAGTCGCTGCTGCTGAAGTACTTGTCTGATGGCCGTTATCACTCCGGAGAAGAGTTAGGGGAGCTAATGGGGGTGACTCGTACAGCGGTGTGGAAGCAGGTTGGCAAGCTGAATGAGCAGGGTATCAGTGTGGAATCTGTAAAGGGAAAGGGCTACTGCATAAAGGGTGGTCTTGATTTGCTTGATGGTGAAACCATTCGGGCTCAACTGTCAGATAAGTCGTCGGCTTGCCTGGGCAAGTTGAGAATTGAACTCAGTGTCGAATCAACTAACAAACTGGCTAGAGAAGTAGCGGAAGAGGGTGGCGCCACTGGGTCGGTGTTGCTGGCCGAGCGGCAGACGGCGGGTCGTGGTAGACGTGGGCGGCAATGGCAAAGCCCGTTTGGTCGCAATATCTATCTGTCAGTAGTTTGGGGTTTTGATTCCGGAGTTGAAGCTCTCGAAGGGCTGAGTTTGGCGGTCGGGGTGGCAGTATGTTGTGCTGCGGAGCGATGTGGCGCTTCCGGTTTGCAGTTGAAATGGCCTAATGACTTGCTATTCAAGGCTAGAAAGGTGGGTGGCATTCTACTTGAAGTGGTTGGTGATCCGTCAGGGTTTTGTCAGGTCGTTATTGGCGTGGGGCTGAATACAGGGATGGGGGCGGATGAGATTCGGAACATTGATCAACCGTGGGGTAATCTGGAGGCTGCAGCGGTTGCACCAATTGACCGAAGTGTTCTTGCTGGCTGTGTTCTTGATGAGTTGTTGATGTTGCTCCATTGTTATGAGAGAACGGGTTTTGCGCCTTTTCGCAGCGCCTGGATGGACAGAGATGCTTTTACAGACACACCTGTCAGGTTGCTGCTCGGTAGTAGGGAGGTTGAAGGTGTGGCGAGGGGTGTCAGTAATAGCGGTGCTCTTTTGTTGGAAGAAGGGCTGGCTGGCCAGGGTGAAGTTGTTCGCCAATACAGTGGTGGTGAGATTAGTTTGCGGAGTCGGCAATGA
- a CDS encoding sulfite exporter TauE/SafE family protein, with protein sequence METYLFFMLLGAVAGLSAGLLGVGGGVVMVPSLILGFSSQGFPPEVLTHMAVATSLAAMVVTAASSAFAHNKLGSVDWFAVRWMASGVLLGALVGVVGSLQLKGAWIQVAFGIFLMAVGLRVFIARNNVKGKLLPGPFGLAAAGSVIGAVSMVFGIGGGSMTVPLLMRYGLAPKQAMGSSAALGLPIAVLGGVLYALGGRGDQILPEFTLGYVYLPAFAGLVLLGIPFAKLGANVAHRLPERQLKRVFGGYAMLVGALLLVRNLL encoded by the coding sequence ATGGAAACCTATCTTTTCTTTATGTTGCTTGGTGCAGTTGCAGGCCTTTCTGCCGGACTTCTTGGTGTTGGTGGTGGGGTGGTAATGGTACCTTCTCTGATACTGGGGTTTTCCAGCCAAGGGTTCCCGCCGGAGGTTTTGACCCACATGGCAGTGGCAACATCGCTGGCAGCGATGGTGGTAACAGCAGCTTCATCGGCATTTGCGCACAATAAGCTTGGTAGCGTTGACTGGTTCGCTGTCCGATGGATGGCGTCAGGTGTTTTATTGGGCGCGTTGGTAGGGGTGGTGGGATCGTTGCAGTTGAAAGGAGCCTGGATTCAGGTTGCTTTTGGTATTTTTCTGATGGCTGTGGGATTGCGGGTTTTTATTGCAAGAAACAATGTAAAAGGCAAATTACTACCTGGCCCGTTTGGGCTTGCGGCAGCGGGAAGTGTGATTGGCGCTGTCTCGATGGTGTTCGGTATTGGTGGTGGCAGCATGACGGTGCCGTTACTGATGCGTTACGGGCTTGCGCCGAAGCAGGCAATGGGAAGTTCTGCGGCGTTGGGTCTTCCGATAGCTGTGCTTGGGGGCGTGTTATATGCCCTGGGTGGTCGCGGCGACCAGATTTTGCCGGAGTTTACTCTTGGATATGTTTACTTGCCAGCTTTTGCGGGTCTGGTTCTGTTAGGCATTCCCTTTGCAAAATTGGGTGCAAATGTGGCTCACCGTTTGCCCGAACGGCAGTTAAAGCGGGTTTTTGGTGGCTATGCAATGCTTGTTGGGGCGCTATTATTAGTAAGGAACTTGCTGTGA